A genomic segment from Vicia villosa cultivar HV-30 ecotype Madison, WI unplaced genomic scaffold, Vvil1.0 ctg.000402F_1_1, whole genome shotgun sequence encodes:
- the LOC131627773 gene encoding F-box/kelch-repeat protein At3g23880-like: MNFFKDQDSTTLKYMSSSNIGDCHIGGSPSMQARLEARKVYKLQKALYGLKQTHRAWNKKIDSYMVKLGFIKCRQVISNVEARYNATSKKVKMTPSPKFFPNDLVGEILSALPVKSILRFRCVSKYCNNLVSDSLFVKLHLKRSSTRNPQFILKADHVLRIPGESPSGSDDEWEVEEGFIPYFVSSLVENPSFAVAVDPYYVVKNHEYRLIGSCNGLICLVGESITDGEYYEYSFHLWNPATRTTSPKFGFLRLFHNRLGCTPSIDDGYFIFSFGCDDSTGTYKVVASRYNKREQKTNVRILTFGDSVWRDIGSFPVDPLNLDSNLESGVYLKSTINWFAIQNKLRYNGDDYKDINVEQCFITFLDLRTETCNKYLLPRDFDEVPPKEPIVSVLGGYFCFSYRNEEPYFVIWKMEKFGVEDSWAQFFKISYQNLQIDYDYSDAYIKYHYQLKPLFISKDGDSLALRSSLNSQEIIYSCRDNRVERIEIAASRTINDDTTMYSAWCRDEEYFESLVSVL; encoded by the exons ATGAATTTCTTCAAAGATCAAGACTCTACTACTTTGAAGTATATGTCCAGTAGCAATATTGGAGATTGTCATATTGGTGGTAGCCCTAGCATGCAAGCAAGGCTG GAAGCGAGGAAAGTATACAAGTTGCAGAAAGCCCTCTATGGTCTCAAGCAGACACATAGGGCATGGAACAAGAAGATTGACTCATACATGGTCAAATTGGGATTCATCAAATGCAG GCAAGTAATTTCAAATGTCGAAGCAAGGTATAATGCTACATCAAAGAAA GTAAAGATGACTCCGTCGCCCAAGTTTTTCCCCAATGATCTCGTTGGCGAGATCCTATCTGCTCTTCCCGTGAAATCTATTCTGCGATTCAGATGCGTTAGCAAATATTGCAATAATCTCGTTTCCGATTCCCTTTTTGTCAAACTTCATCTCAAGAGATCATCAACACGAAATCCTCAATTCATACTAAAGGCCGACCATGTCTTACGAATCCCAGGCGAGTCCCCCTCTGGCAGTGACGATGAATGGGAGGTGGAGGAAGGTTTCATTCCCTATTTTGTGAGCAGTTTAGTTGAAAATCCATCTTTCGCCGTCGCTGTTGATCCTTACTACGTGGTGAAAAACCATGAATACCGTTTAATTGGTTCCTGCAATGGATTGATATGTTTGGTTGGTGAATCCATCACGGATGGTGAGTATTATGAGTACTCGTTCCATTTATGGAACCCAGCCACCAGGACCACATCTCCGAAATTTGGGTTCTTACGTTTATTTCACAATCGTCTCGGTTGCACTCCCTCTATTGACGATGGCTATTTCATATTCAGCTTTGGTTGCGATGATTCTACAGGAACTTATAAGGTAGTCGCCTCACGTTACAATAAACGTGAACAAAAAACCAATGTCAGAATTCTAACTTTTGGTGATTCTGTTTGGAGAGATATTGGAAGTTTTCctgttgatcctttgaatttgGACTCAAATTTGGAATCTGGTGTGTATCTCAAAAGCACTATTAACTGGTTTGCTATTCAAAATAAACTTCGGTATAACGGCGATGATTATAAGGATATTAATGTTGAACAATGTTTTATCACTTTCCTTGATTTGAGAACTGAGACTTGCAATAAGTATTTATTGCCTCGTGATTTCGACGAGGTTCCTCCTAAAGAACCAATTGTTAGTGTGTTGGGGggctatttttgtttttcttatcgTAACGAGGAACCTTATTTTGTTATATGGAAGATGGAGAAATTTGGAGTAGAAGATTCTTGggctcaattttttaaaattagctATCAGAATCTTCAAATTGATTATGACTATAGTGACGCATATATAAAATATCATTATCAATTGAAGCCGTTATTTATTTCTAAAGACGGTGATTCATTGGCACTAAGAAGCAGTTTAAACTCTCAAGAAATTATTTATAGTTGTAGAGATAATAGAGTGGAGCGAATAGAAATAGCTGCAAGTAGAACAATTAATGATGATACAACTATGTATAGTGCCTGGTGCAGAGACGAGGAATATTTTGAAAGCTTAGTTTCAGTTTTATGA
- the LOC131627794 gene encoding F-box/kelch-repeat protein At3g23880-like: MYPSPLFFPQDLITEVLSVLNVKSILRFRCVSKFWDALISDPTFVKLHLKRSAKRNAQFILITGHSKHIRGESPYGSDDECEHEWGVIPYSISSLVDNPSFNLSVDSYQLVEDKGCSRIVGSCNGLICLAGDYLIREYKDHWLRLWNPATRTTSPKFGCVREFRNPLDIFAYDRRYKYTFGWDESTDTYKVVASEFKEPEMRSNVRILSLADNVWRKIESFPVEPMGSDLSMDSGYNVSGEFRASRTRVKAVSGEKEFRRKWFELDKSFVSGPEKFDLF, translated from the exons ATGTATCCATCTCCATTGTTCTTCCCTCAGGATCTCATCACCGAGGTGTTATCTGTTCTTAATGTTAAATCTATTTTGCGATTCAGGTGCGTTAGCAAATTCTGGGACGCTCTGATTTCAGATCCCACCTTTGTGAAATTGCATCTCAAAAGATCAGCAAAGCGAAATGCCCAATTCATTTTAATTACCGGTCATTCAAAACATATCCGAGGCGAGTCACCATATGGAAGTGATGATGAATGCGAGCATGAGTGGGGTGTCATTCCCTATTCCATTAGCAGTTTGGTTGACAATCCGTCCTTCAACCTTTCTGTCGACTCTTATCAGCTGGTAGAAGACAAAGGATGCTCTCGTATAGTTGGTTCTTGCAATGGATTGATCTGTTTAGCTGGCGACTACTTGATCCGTGAGTATAAAGACCACTGGCTTCGATTGTGGAACCCAGCCACTAGGACAACATCCCCAAAATTTGGGTGTGTTCGCGAATTTCGCAATCCACTAGATATTTTCGCCTATGATCGCCGTTATAAATACACATTTGGCTGGGATGAATCTACCGACACTTACAAGGTAGTTGCCTCAGAATTCAAGGAACCTGAAATGAGAAGCAATGTGAGAATTCTGAGTTTGGCTGATAATGTTTGGAGAAAAATTGAAAGTTTCCCAGTTGAACCCATGGGTTCAGACTTATCTATGGACAGCGGTTATAATG TGTCGGGGGAATTCAGAGCTTCGAGAACAAGAGTTAAGGCAGTGTCGGGGGAGAAAGAATTCAGAAGAAAATGGTTTGAGTTAGATAAGAGTTTTGTATCTGGGCCTGAAAAATTTGACCTGTTTTGA